The stretch of DNA TGACTAATGGGAAATCATAAGAAAGAAAAGTCTGAGGATATTATCAACTTCCTACTGTAAAGCGCTCTGTGTCGAAAGATCGTCGGAGCGTTTTTTCATTTGTCATCGAGTGTAACTTAAAGTCAGAAAGTCAAGATCATTGCTCTCAACACCACAATTATAATAAAGGCTATAATCCAAGTCTTCGATTGATTTGTTTCCGGCTACGGCATATGTCGGATGACAAGAACATTTATACATAAATTATTATAAATAAGTTATTAGATTTTAAGCTGAGTATGAAAGTGGAAATGCTATAAGCATCCCCCCGAGGGGGGATTTGGCGTTTCAGCGTAAGTGGTTACGACGCGTTCCGGAAAGAAAACGGAAAGTTGGAGTAGCATCTGACCCCAGTTCTGGACACGGCCCGTGGCCAGATTAACGGTCGATAAAGACAGTCCTTGAGTACCCGTTTTTACAGGATCATAGTTTGTATACACACCCTAGTGCTGCCTGAATTAGAACATTCATTCTTTATCAATGGGTTTATCGATGCCATCTTCATAAAAATCAAAGACTAGTTGTTGTTGTGTTCCTCTTACGGCATAGAACACGTCGGATATCCGTTTCCCCTTGCGTCGGAGTTCGTTTTCCAACCATTCCTTGGTCAATCCGTTACTCTCCAGATTTTTTTCTATAAGCACTCCATCCATTACCAGTTCAACCGGAAAATTTTGGGCGTTCGGGCGAAGCTTCAAATCCTTTTTGGTTACATATTGATGCTCGTCTTTCTTTAATACCGACACCGTTCCGTTATCCTCAAGAACAGCATATCTTACTTCCTCTATGTTAAAAATTCCTTTTCCCCTCAATGCCTGATCCAATGAATCCATAGTATATCTTACACTTCTCATGTTATCTTCAAGAATTTTCCCGCCTTCAATAAGTATGGTTGGAGAGCCCGATATCCAGCTTCTCATTTTGCGGCTCTTCAAGGCAATGACGGATAAAAGAATGGATGTAATGGTAATGACAATGAGCGACAATGCCACATGTGACCATTGCAGTTTATCATTGAACGCCAAGTTAGCCGTAATGGACCCAATTGTAATACCAGTCACAAAATCATGAAACGTCATGTTCGAAATCGTCTGTTTACCGAGTATTTTGGCTGCTAATAATAGCAGCAAAACAGCAAAAATGGTGCGAAATAGAATATCTAAATAGGCGTGCATCTCATGATCCCCCTCCAACTCTCATTATTTCCATACCGAGTTGAAAGAAAACATGGATCACCGAACAAGGATTGTTAAAGCTCTTGCTCATTACGTTACGTAATGAAATACAATGGGGAATAGGAGGTGGGACGCATAGACAACACAAATAAAACCTATTTGGTCGGCGAACTGGCCGCGGCAACCGGTGTAACTGTACGAACCCTTCAGCACTACGACAATATCGGGCTTTTGCCGACACCCGGCCGTACCGATGGCGGACGGCGTTATTATACCGAGAAAGACATGCTCTGTTTAGAACAGATCATCTTTTACAAATCTTTAGGACTTTCCTTAAAAGAAATACGTGACAAGGTGGTTAAGCGCCCCTCGTTATCTCAAATCAAGCAAATACTGAATGAGCATGAGCTAGTACTCTATAAAAAAATGGAAGACGCGCATGCAAGCATTGCTGCAATCGAGGCATGCCGGACGGCCATCGCTGCGGGAAACTACCCGTCATGGCAGCTGTTGACCGGGTTTATCCGAACCTTACAGAACAGCAGTCTGATCGATTGGGGCCAATACACGTTTAATGACGCCCAGAAGGAAATCCTCGGCAAACGATTTGCCAACGAACAAGACGCCTTCGATTTGTATCATACATGGAGAGTGCTGGCCTTGAAAGCCGTGACTCTTGCCAAGTCCGGGGCGTCACCGGATGATCCGGCTGCGCAAGAATTGGCCGCTGACTTGTGGAAAATGGTCATGGAGGTAACCGAAGGCGATGCCGATCAAATCCATGTTTTTGCACAGGTTCAAGGAGATCGGGCATCATGGCCTGAAGGAGACCGCGATCTCATGGATGCGTCACAAGCCTTTATCGACCTGGCTGTAAAGCACTATTTAGCGTCCAGATCCTCAGACATCGATGAACACAGAGGGGGTTCGAAAATAAATGAATAATACAACCTATCAACCAACCAAGGAGTCCCTGAATACTCATCCGGTTCCAGAATGGTTCGAAGATGCTAAGTTCGGAGTGTTTATCCATTGGGGACTATATTCTATTCCTGGTTTTGCACCCTTAGGTAGTTTAGCGGAGACTTTGAAGACCGATTATGATCGGGCAATGCTAAACTACCCCTATGCTGAAGGCTATTGGAATGCGATCAAGGACCCTAATACACCATCCGCTCAATACCATAAAGAGAAGTATGGCAGCATGCCCTACCAGGGATTTAAACAGATGTTCATAGATGGACTGAAAAAATGGGACCCTTCCGCTTGGGCAAAAATTTTCAGCGACGCCGGCGCAAAATACGTAGTGATCGTTTCCAAACACCATGACGGTTATTGCCTATGGCCTACTGAGGTTAAAAATCCGCATGAGCAGGACTGGTTTAGCAAACGTGACATTATAGGTGAATTAGCTGAAGCTGTCCGAAAGGAAGGCATGCGCTTTGGCATATACTATTCGGGCGGAATTGACTGGACGTTTCGGCGAAGAATTTCAAGGACGTTTATGGATTATTCGTTCTCCACACCTGGCGGTGATTATCCGGCATACGCCGATGCCCAAGTCCGTGAGCTGATAGAGCGGTATCATCCGGATATTTTATGGAACGATATCTGCTGGCCGACCAATCAGGATGCTATTCCGTTTGTTTGCCTACTATTATGACGTTGTTCCTGATGGTGTAGTAAATGACCGATGGAAACATGCAAGTTCGAGCAGCAAGTTCATGAGCCTAAAACCTGTACGGGCAGCGCTCGACATCATGATCAAGGCAGCCGTCACCGAGACAGGAGAGGCTATCCGATTTACGACAAAGGACAATAATCTTTACCTGATGGTCCTTGGCAAGCTCAGCGGATCGAAAATAAAAGTAAAAGAAGTATTCTTAGATGGCGAGGCACGCCTTCTTGCTGATGGCAGTCCGGTAATGATAGAACGAGACGGCGACGACATGGTCCTTACCTTTACACGGCAGCTTGATCATCTATTTGTACCTGTTGTCCTTATACAGAGTATGCGATAGGTTAACACAGTTCTGCTCCAGCAGTCATCTGCTGGAGCATTCTGCATTTAGGGTGATTTACCGTTTAAACTCCCATTTCTTCATGCTTGAAAATTTTACAGCTGTCGCTCGGAAGATGTACAAACAACCTTTGTCCAATGGCAATATCGGACTGTTTATTCAGATAAAACCGGATGGTTGTCCCTTTAACGTCAACCATGCACTCTTTTTTTTCTCCTGAAAATACGATATTCCGTACTTCCCCTTGAAGTGTATTTTCTTCGGTGGAACCTTCATTGCCGATTTGAATATCCTCAGGCCGAATAAAAATGATTACTTTATCGCCTTTTTGTATTTCATCCTGTTTTACTACTCCTCTTAATTGAAAACCATCCATTTGAATGGACGCGTACCCGTTATCTTTGTCCACACATTGTCCGACAATTTTATTAGATACACCAACAAAGTCTGCTACAAAAGGTGTTTGCGGTTCATTATATATTTCAAGAGGCGTCCCTAGTTGCTGAATGACTCCGTTCTTCATCACAGCAATTCGATCCGACAAGGTAAGGGCCTCTTCCTGGTCGTGAGTGACATAAATCGAAGTAAATTTTAATTTATCTTTTAAATTCATAATTTCAAATCTTAATTCTTCTCTCAATTTAGCGTCCAAATTCGAAAGCGGCTCGTCAAATAACACGACTTTAGGCTGATAGATCAATGCCCTTGCCAATCCAACCCTCTGCTGCTGTCCCCCGGATAATTCTCGCGGATATCGCTTGGCCAGATGATCCAACTGGACCAGACGCAGCATTTCCATCACTTTGACTTTACGTTCCTTTTTATTTTCTTTGCGGATTTTCAGCGGGAATTCTACGATCTCAAAAACAGTCATATGCGGAAAAAGAGCAAAATTTTGAAACACCAAACCGATTTCTCGTTTATGTGACGGAACATGCGTCAAATTATTGCCTCTGATATGGATTTCTCCGCTTTCCGGTGTCAAGCTGCCTGTAATCATGTTCAGCGTGGTTGATTTCCCGCAGCCGCTCGAGCCGAGAAGCGTCAGTATTTCTCCCTGATAAATGTCCAAATTCAGTTGATTCACTACCGTTACGTGGCCGAATTTTTTTGTAATATTTTTCAATGAAATCATGACTTTCTTATCTATCATAAACCTTTCACTCCTCCGCTTAAATTTTCCGGCTTGATTTGTTTCACGATTACACCAAGGATGAGGATGGAAGGGATGAGCAGAATAACGGAAATCGCGCTGGCTACCTCTTTATAGCCGTCTCCGATGGAAAGATACGTCTGTATCGGCAAAGTCACCGTCTGTGGGCCGTAAGTCATCATGCTTAAAGTAAATTCGTTAAAGGAAGTTACAAATACGAAAATTACCGCCGCCAAGATTCCGGGCATGGACATAGGGATAACCAAATATAGAAATCTCTGAAACCAATTGGCCCCGCAAACGCCGCCCGCGTCGATAACCCTTTGCTCCAAAGCCTCAAATGTAGCGGACATAATCAATACCACATAAGGAATGGTAATGGTGGAATGCGCAAGAGCCACACCGAAATGAGTGTTAATCAGATCCAATGTATAAAATATTTTGGCGGTTCCGAGCGCGTAAGTTAATTCCGGTATCATTCTAGGGAGCAGGTTCAGGGCGATCAGCAGCTCCTTTGCCCGCAGCTTTCTTTTTCCTATAGCCCATGCAGTAGGAACTCCGATTAACAAACTGATGACTATCGTTAATGCGGCAATTATAAAACTATTCATCGTGACCTGCATCAGATCCGTCATCTGAAAAGCCCACTCGAACCATCGTATGCCCCATGACTCCGGCAGCCATCTGGCGCCGAACCAGCCTTCTCCGAAAGCGGACACGA from Paenibacillus sophorae encodes:
- a CDS encoding DUF421 domain-containing protein, with protein sequence MHAYLDILFRTIFAVLLLLLAAKILGKQTISNMTFHDFVTGITIGSITANLAFNDKLQWSHVALSLIVITITSILLSVIALKSRKMRSWISGSPTILIEGGKILEDNMRSVRYTMDSLDQALRGKGIFNIEEVRYAVLEDNGTVSVLKKDEHQYVTKKDLKLRPNAQNFPVELVMDGVLIEKNLESNGLTKEWLENELRRKGKRISDVFYAVRGTQQQLVFDFYEDGIDKPIDKE
- a CDS encoding MerR family transcriptional regulator; translated protein: MGRIDNTNKTYLVGELAAATGVTVRTLQHYDNIGLLPTPGRTDGGRRYYTEKDMLCLEQIIFYKSLGLSLKEIRDKVVKRPSLSQIKQILNEHELVLYKKMEDAHASIAAIEACRTAIAAGNYPSWQLLTGFIRTLQNSSLIDWGQYTFNDAQKEILGKRFANEQDAFDLYHTWRVLALKAVTLAKSGASPDDPAAQELAADLWKMVMEVTEGDADQIHVFAQVQGDRASWPEGDRDLMDASQAFIDLAVKHYLASRSSDIDEHRGGSKINE
- a CDS encoding alpha-L-fucosidase, yielding MNNTTYQPTKESLNTHPVPEWFEDAKFGVFIHWGLYSIPGFAPLGSLAETLKTDYDRAMLNYPYAEGYWNAIKDPNTPSAQYHKEKYGSMPYQGFKQMFIDGLKKWDPSAWAKIFSDAGAKYVVIVSKHHDGYCLWPTEVKNPHEQDWFSKRDIIGELAEAVRKEGMRFGIYYSGGIDWTFRRRISRTFMDYSFSTPGGDYPAYADAQVRELIERYHPDILWNDICWPTNQDAIPFVCLLL
- a CDS encoding ABC transporter ATP-binding protein — encoded protein: MIDKKVMISLKNITKKFGHVTVVNQLNLDIYQGEILTLLGSSGCGKSTTLNMITGSLTPESGEIHIRGNNLTHVPSHKREIGLVFQNFALFPHMTVFEIVEFPLKIRKENKKERKVKVMEMLRLVQLDHLAKRYPRELSGGQQQRVGLARALIYQPKVVLFDEPLSNLDAKLREELRFEIMNLKDKLKFTSIYVTHDQEEALTLSDRIAVMKNGVIQQLGTPLEIYNEPQTPFVADFVGVSNKIVGQCVDKDNGYASIQMDGFQLRGVVKQDEIQKGDKVIIFIRPEDIQIGNEGSTEENTLQGEVRNIVFSGEKKECMVDVKGTTIRFYLNKQSDIAIGQRLFVHLPSDSCKIFKHEEMGV
- a CDS encoding ABC transporter permease, giving the protein MNPITHSIRAVRTGKKVVIYAFLLGFALFILSPFAVIIVSAFGEGWFGARWLPESWGIRWFEWAFQMTDLMQVTMNSFIIAALTIVISLLIGVPTAWAIGKRKLRAKELLIALNLLPRMIPELTYALGTAKIFYTLDLINTHFGVALAHSTITIPYVVLIMSATFEALEQRVIDAGGVCGANWFQRFLYLVIPMSMPGILAAVIFVFVTSFNEFTLSMMTYGPQTVTLPIQTYLSIGDGYKEVASAISVILLIPSILILGVIVKQIKPENLSGGVKGL